A segment of the Corynebacterium liangguodongii genome:
AGCCGCAGCGGCACGAGCTCGGCGATGATCGCCGCCTCGGCCACGGAGAGCGCGCCGAAGCCGATGCCGCGCACGACAGAGACGCTCAGCACGATGGCGGGGTCCATCCCCAGGATGTATCCCAGCGAGGGCACGCCGAGCAACACGGAGGCGACCGCGATGACGGCGCGGTAGCCGAAGCGGCGCAGCAGGGAGGGCACGAAGACCTGGGTGAGCACGGTCGCACCCATAAATGCCCCCGTCGACCCGCCGGCAAGGGTCTCAGACCCGCCTGCGTCGAGCACCGCGGTGGGCACCACGGGAAGCAGCAAGGACCACGCCCCGAACGCCGCGGCCACCGCGACAAGCGTGGGCACGAGCCCGCGGGCGCGCCACGGGGAGGTGACCGCCTCCACTTCTTCGACGGTGAGCGGTTTAGCGCGCAGCATGGAGTATCACCACCTTTACGTTGTCGCGACCATCTGACACCTAGAGCGCCCCCTTCGTCGAGGGCACGCCCGTGATACGGCCGTCGAACTCCACGGCGTGGCGGATCGCGCGGGCCACGGCCTTGTACTCCGCCTCGGTGATGTGGTGTGGGTCGCGGCCGTAGCGGACGTTGATGTGGAGAGTCAGCGCCGCGTTGGTGGCCAGGGTTTCGAAGAAGTGGCGGTTAATCACGGTGGCGTAGTGGCCGCCGATGACCTGCCACGCCATGTGTTCCGGCTCCCCGTTCATGACAAAGTAGGGCCGCCCGGAGAAGTCCGCCGCCGCCTCGACGAGCGTTTCATCCATCGGCAGCAGGAAGGAGCCAAAGCGGCGGATCCCCGCCTTATCCCCGAGCGCCTCCTTGAGCGCCCAGCCGAGCGTGATGGCGGTATCCTCCACCGTGTGGTGGGCGTCGATGTGG
Coding sequences within it:
- the hisB gene encoding imidazoleglycerol-phosphate dehydratase HisB, with translation MAHRRAEATRKTSESDITVAIDLDGTGDVDVATGLPFFDHMLTAFGTHGAFDLSVKAQGDIHIDAHHTVEDTAITLGWALKEALGDKAGIRRFGSFLLPMDETLVEAAADFSGRPYFVMNGEPEHMAWQVIGGHYATVINRHFFETLATNAALTLHINVRYGRDPHHITEAEYKAVARAIRHAVEFDGRITGVPSTKGAL